GGTCAAGGCCAAGTGGTGGGTGATGCGGTATGCCAAGCCCCTGTTGGCGGCCGCCGGCCGGGGCGCCGTGGTGACCATCTCCTCCATGGCCGGCCTTGTGGGCCGCAGCGGACCAGCAGGCCTGGTGTTCAACGATGGCTATGCCGCCGCCAACCGGGCGGTCTCCTCCTTCACCGAGACCTGGGCCCGGGAGCTGGCACCCGGAATCCGGGTCAATGAGCTGATGCTTGGCATCGTCGACACGCGCCACGGCGAGGGCACCCGGGGCTGGAGCCTGTTGACCCCGGCCCAGCGCCAGGCCATCCTCGACCATACCCTCCTGGGTCGCACCGGCCGGGTCGACGAGGTGGTCCAGGCGGTCCTCTTCCTGCTCCGGGATGCCGAGTTCATGACGGGCAGCATCCTGCGCCTGGACGGCGGCTATCCCTTGGGGGGTGAGCCCCCTGCCCCGCTCCCCCCGGGGGTCCTCGGATCGTAGAAGTCCCGCCGCGCCCCGTCGAGGCCGCATGCGCGCGCCCGCCGAAAGCTCTACTTCTTCACTTCTTCACCGCCGCCAGCAAATCGTCCACCGCCCATTCCGGGATGGAGCGCATGATGAGATCCTTGGCGCCCTCCACGGTGGCCGGCTTGGCCTCGGCGATGGTGCTGGCCCAGTCGAACCAGCACAGCTCGCGGCCGTTTTTGTCGTAGACGGTGAAGATGCGGCGGTTGTCCTCATGGACATGCTCCTCTTCGACGATGTTGCCCACGATCCTGGCGGCCAGCTCGTAGGGAATGAACCGGGTTTCCTCGCTCATGCTCGCCCTCCTACCCATCGGCCTCAGCGGCCGAGCTCTCGTTTGCGCAGGCGGATGGCGCCCGGCGTCACCTCCACCAGCTCGTCCTCGGCAATGTACTCCATCGCCTGCTCCAGGGTGAAGCGCCGGGGGGGCACCAGCCGCAAAGCCTCATCGCTGCCGGCGGCCCGCATGTTGGTGAGCTTCTTTTCCTTGGTGATGTTGACCCGCATGTCGTCCGCCCGGGAGTTCTCGCCGACGATCATACCGTCGTAGACCGGATCCCCGGGATTGACGAAGATCACCCCCCGGGGCTGCAGATGGTAGATGGCGTAGGTTACCGCCCGGCCGGCCCGGTCGCTCACCAGCACGCCGTTCGGCCGGCCGGCCAGGGGGCCGGCGTGGGGACCGTAGCCCACGAACAGGGTATGCAGGATGCCCGTGCCCCGGGTATCGGTGAGGAACTGACTCCGGAAGCCGATCAGCCCCCGGGAGGGCACCTCGAACTCGAGCCGTACCCGCCCCGACCCGTGGTTGATCATCCTGGTCATGCGGCCCCGGCGGCTGCCCAGCTTCTCGGTGACGATGCCGACATACTCCTCGGGCAGGTCCACCACCGCCTGCTCCATGGGCTCCTCCAGACCGGCGTCGCTCTGGCGGGTGATGACCTGGGGCTTGGAGATGGACAGCTCAAACCCCTCCCGCCGCATCATCTCCACCAGCACCGCCAGCTGCAGCTCTCCCCGGGCGCTGACCCGGAAGGCGTCCCGGCCCTCGGCATCCTCCACCCGGATGGAAACATTGTGCCGCAGCTCCTTGTCCAAGCGCTCCCGCAGATGCCGCGAGGTGAGGAACTTGCCGTCCCGGCCGGCCAGGGGCGAGCTGTTCACGGAAAAGATCATCGCCAGGGTCGGCTCTTCCACCCGAATGCCTGGGAGAGGCCGGGGGTCAGCGGGATCGGTGAGGGTGTCGCCGATGAACACCGAGGGGATGCCAGCGACGGCCGCGATGTCACCGGCCTGGACGACCTCCCCTTCCTGCCGTTCCAGATCGTTGAAGGTGTAGACCAGGCTGACCCGGGCCGGCGTGCGACGGTCGCCACCCACCAGCAGCACCTCCTGGCCGCGCCGGAGCTGGCCGCTCACCACCTTGCCCACCGCAATGCGGCCAACGAAGTCACTGTAGTCCAGAGTGGTGACCAGAAACTGCAGGGGCTTGACAGGGTCGAAGCGGGGGGGCGGCACCGCGGTCAGGATCGCCTCGAACAGCGGCTCCAGATCTGTGCCGCTCCCCTCAGGGTCGGTCAGGGCGATGCCTGCCTTGGCGTTGGTATACAGGATGGGGAGCTCCAGCTGCTCCTCGGTGGCGTCCAGGTCGATGAACAGATCATAGACCTCGTTCAGCACCTCCTGGATCCGCCGATCCGGCCGATCGATCTTGTTGATGACCACGATGGGAGGCAGGCCGGCGGCCAGGGCCTTGCCGAGAACAAAACGGGTCTGGGGCAGGGGGCCCTCCGCGGCATCCACCAGGAGCAGCACCCCATCCACCATGTTGAGAATCCGCTCCACCTCACCGCCGAAATCGGCATGGCCTGGGGTGTCGACGATGTTGATCTTCACCCCCCGGTAGGTGATGGCCGCGTTCTTGGCCATGATGGTGATGCCCTTCTCCCGCTCCAGGTCCATGCGGTCCATCACCCGGGCAGCCACCCGCTCGTTGGACCGGAAGACGCCGCTCTGCCAGAGCATGGCGTCCACCAGGGTGGTCTTGCCATGGTCGACGTGGGCGATGATGGCCAGATTGCGCAGGTCGTCGCGGAAGGTCATGGGTGCTCCGGCAAGGCACAAAGGGGATACTGGCGCCGACTCCTTGGGGTCAATGTCGGAACCGGTATCGAAAAAGTCGGCCCCCCCCGTTTCCGATACTGACTGCGACTCGGTCCAAACCCCAGTGAGGCGGCACCTTGTGGTCAGGCCCCTGCAAGAGGGATCTTCCCCCTCGCGACCTGAAGCCCCGTGAGGGTACCCGGAATACCGGCGCTGTCAAGGGCCGACGCCGGCAGGCTTCTGGCGAGGCGGTTAGCGAAGGGTCGCGGAGACCACCAAATTGTTCTGGTCGTCCAGCTCCGCCACCTGTCCCAGGGGATCCACCAGGGCGATGAGGCGGCTGCCGGCCGGGCCGCGGCCGGAAGCCAGGCGACGACCAAAGGGCAGGCGGACCTCGCCGCCCTCGGGAATCACCGGCAGCTCCAGCCAGGCCACCGGCGTATCCCCCCGATCCGGTAGGAGGTTCTGGGAAAGGAGGATCAGGACCCCGGCGGCCGGGCTGGCCACGGTGCCGGTGTTGCGGATCACCAGCTCGCCTTCCACCTGGCAGTGGCCTCCCCAACAGCGGCGCTGGCTGGCCGCGAAGAAGGGCGCCAGCTCCGCGCTGGCCGGTGCCGGCTGGCTCAGGGCGGCGGCCAGGGCCAGCCGGGGCTTCACCAGACCGGTCCGCCGGTCCCGGACCGGCACGCCAGCCACCACCAGGCGTGCCACCAGAGCGTCCGGCCCCTCACCGGGAAAGGCGGCGGCCAGCACTGCCAGGGCCCCGGCCACATGAGGGGCGGCCTGCGAGGTGCCGCCCTCCGTGACACCTGCGGCCCGGATCTCGTCGCCCGGGGCCAGCAGCGTCAGATAGGGGGCCGTGTTGCTGTAACAGGTGACCCGGTCGGCGGCCGTGACCGGATCACGGCAGTCGAAGAAGCGCACCGGTCCCAGGTTATCGTCATAGACCGCGCCCACCGAGACCGCCGATGGCGCACAGGCCGGCTCGGCAAGACCAAACCGCAAGGCTTCGTTGCCCGCCGCCACGACCGGCACAATGCCAGCCGCTCGCGCCTCGGCAAAGGCCGCCTCGTATGGGCTGTCGCCGCAAGGGGCCGGAAAGACACCGCTGCCGAGGCTCAAGTTCAGAACCCGAACCCCGAGCTGGGCCTGATGGCCTACCGTCCAGTCAATCGCCGCCAGGATGTCGGCATCCTCGCCCCCGAAACGACCGAAGATGTCCAGACTGATGAGAGAAGCGGCCGGCGCCACGGCGGCGATAACACCGCCAACGTTGGTGCCGTGGCGCTCCCCATCGTCGGGCATGCCATCGTCCGGGGCAAAATCCCGGGCATAGACCACCCGGCAGCCGTCGCCCACTCCTGGGGCAAGGCAGGAGCCGAAGGCCGGCAGGCGGTAGTCGATGCCGCTGTCCAGCACTGCCACTGTGGTGCCAGCGCCGAGATAGCCACCCGCCGCTGCCCAGGGTTGGCCCACCAGGGGCAGGCTCTGGGTCAACAGCCGGTGCCGGCGCTCGTTGGGGAAGACCTGGCGCACCGAAGGCCGGGCACACAGGCGCTCCAGAGCGGCCAGCCGGTGCAACCGCAGCGCCAGAAGCGGCAGGTGCCGGTAGTGGACCAGGGACTCATGCAGCTCGCCGGCCAGGGACGCAATCGTCTCCTCCTGCAGGCGGGCCAGCCAGACCTGCCGCTCCTCCTCGCCGGCGGCATCCAGAGCCTTTCGCCGCCGGAGCGGCAGATCCAGAAGCACCAGGACCTCCTGGGGCTGACCCGCGGTTAGGCCGGCGATCACCGCCGGTGCCGCCTTGCGGTCAGACGCCGTGCCGGCCGCTACCGGCGAGGCAGAGAGGAGCAGCCCCAGCAGGGCCAAGGCAGCCGCGCCTAGCCGCGAGGATCTGACTTGCAACAAGGGTTCCATCAGGGGGGGCTCACCACGCCATCAAGGAGCCAAGTCCGGAGTGCACGGCTCGCCAGCCGGCCGCTGCAGTGTTTGTTCACCAGGCTGTTCTTCTCCTTGCCAGCCGCCTCCGCATAAAATACAGTAAACAGAAATGCGATACAAGGAGCCTCCTATGCCCATCAGCCTGCGCATCCCTCCTCCGACCGAGAAGCTGATCGCCCGTGTGGCCGCTGCAACCGGCAGGACCAAGTCCGCGGTTATTCTCGAGGCGGTGGAGGAAAAACTGGGGATCAGCAGGAGCCGGGCCGCCCTGGTCCGGGAGCTGGCGGGCTTCCTGAGCCATGACGAGGCCGAGGAGCTGCGCCGGGCGACCGACGTCTTTGCAGTGATCCACGAAGGGGACTGGCCGTGAAGCTGGTCTTGGACACCTGCAGCTACAGTGCCTTTGCCGAGGGTGAAGAACGGATCGTCGCGGCCATTGCCGACCATGGCGACGAGCTCTTCTTCCCCAGCATTGTGCTGGGCGAGCTGGCTTACGGCTTCCTGCGGGGGAGCAGACGGCAGTTCAACGAGGAGAAGCTGCACGAGATCATAAGCCGTCTCCAGATCCGTGTCCTGAGCGTCACCGCCGACGTGGCCCGCAAGTACTCGGTGATCTACCAGGCCCTGGCCAGCCGCGGCCAGAAGATCCCCATCAACGATGTCTGGATAGCCGCCTGTTGCATGGAGATCGGAGGCGTACTCCTGACCCTGGACCGACATTTCGCGGTGATCGAGCAGATCGAGGTCTTCCCGCTCTAGCCCCGCCCCTGTGCCCTCCTGGCCTCACGACGTCCTCGCCTGCCGCCGTTCCGGCCAGAAGGCCAGCCCGTAGACCAGAAGCAGCAAGGCCGCCCCCAGGAGGCGCCAGCGCTGTTCGAACAGCCAGGCCAGCTCCGGACTGCGCTGGCGGTCCGTCGCCGGCAGGCGATAGCTCAAGGCCTGCGGCACCTGGAGGCTGTCGATCATCCCCCGGATCGCCTCCTGATACTGCGCCAACTCCGACTCCCGCACCCAGGCCACCAGGTCCAGGTAGCCCGATCGCAGGAAGACGATGGCGGTGAGGTTGGTGAAGGGATCGCCGTCCACGACCACCCGGGCCTGGAAGAAGATGGTATCCCGGGCCGGCAGGTATTCGATGTCCTCGATGGCCACACTGTCCACCTGGGCGGGCAGAAAGCCAGAGACCAGGCGGCGGTTGTGCTCGAACCAGGCATACATCTTCTGGATCCGCTCCTCGCTGATCCGCTCCCCCTCGTGGACCAGCACCAGAAGACAGGGCCCCGCCAGGGTGCCGGTTCCGGGATGGGGGGAGAATCCGGCCGCCAGGGATACCG
This sequence is a window from Thermodesulfobacteriota bacterium. Protein-coding genes within it:
- a CDS encoding SDR family oxidoreductase — encoded protein: MEIAGRNALVLGATRGIGRAVALALSQAGARVAITHFDWPEDAIATAEELRQLSPDHLALFVDLRQPAAIRACLDQVARTFGSLAILVNNIERGGMPVVHGPYTEEQWDLEWATTVKAKWWVMRYAKPLLAAAGRGAVVTISSMAGLVGRSGPAGLVFNDGYAAANRAVSSFTETWARELAPGIRVNELMLGIVDTRHGEGTRGWSLLTPAQRQAILDHTLLGRTGRVDEVVQAVLFLLRDAEFMTGSILRLDGGYPLGGEPPAPLPPGVLGS
- the typA gene encoding translational GTPase TypA, yielding MTFRDDLRNLAIIAHVDHGKTTLVDAMLWQSGVFRSNERVAARVMDRMDLEREKGITIMAKNAAITYRGVKINIVDTPGHADFGGEVERILNMVDGVLLLVDAAEGPLPQTRFVLGKALAAGLPPIVVINKIDRPDRRIQEVLNEVYDLFIDLDATEEQLELPILYTNAKAGIALTDPEGSGTDLEPLFEAILTAVPPPRFDPVKPLQFLVTTLDYSDFVGRIAVGKVVSGQLRRGQEVLLVGGDRRTPARVSLVYTFNDLERQEGEVVQAGDIAAVAGIPSVFIGDTLTDPADPRPLPGIRVEEPTLAMIFSVNSSPLAGRDGKFLTSRHLRERLDKELRHNVSIRVEDAEGRDAFRVSARGELQLAVLVEMMRREGFELSISKPQVITRQSDAGLEEPMEQAVVDLPEEYVGIVTEKLGSRRGRMTRMINHGSGRVRLEFEVPSRGLIGFRSQFLTDTRGTGILHTLFVGYGPHAGPLAGRPNGVLVSDRAGRAVTYAIYHLQPRGVIFVNPGDPVYDGMIVGENSRADDMRVNITKEKKLTNMRAAGSDEALRLVPPRRFTLEQAMEYIAEDELVEVTPGAIRLRKRELGR
- a CDS encoding S8 family serine peptidase; amino-acid sequence: MALLGLLLSASPVAAGTASDRKAAPAVIAGLTAGQPQEVLVLLDLPLRRRKALDAAGEEERQVWLARLQEETIASLAGELHESLVHYRHLPLLALRLHRLAALERLCARPSVRQVFPNERRHRLLTQSLPLVGQPWAAAGGYLGAGTTVAVLDSGIDYRLPAFGSCLAPGVGDGCRVVYARDFAPDDGMPDDGERHGTNVGGVIAAVAPAASLISLDIFGRFGGEDADILAAIDWTVGHQAQLGVRVLNLSLGSGVFPAPCGDSPYEAAFAEARAAGIVPVVAAGNEALRFGLAEPACAPSAVSVGAVYDDNLGPVRFFDCRDPVTAADRVTCYSNTAPYLTLLAPGDEIRAAGVTEGGTSQAAPHVAGALAVLAAAFPGEGPDALVARLVVAGVPVRDRRTGLVKPRLALAAALSQPAPASAELAPFFAASQRRCWGGHCQVEGELVIRNTGTVASPAAGVLILLSQNLLPDRGDTPVAWLELPVIPEGGEVRLPFGRRLASGRGPAGSRLIALVDPLGQVAELDDQNNLVVSATLR
- a CDS encoding type II toxin-antitoxin system VapC family toxin, translated to MKLVLDTCSYSAFAEGEERIVAAIADHGDELFFPSIVLGELAYGFLRGSRRQFNEEKLHEIISRLQIRVLSVTADVARKYSVIYQALASRGQKIPINDVWIAACCMEIGGVLLTLDRHFAVIEQIEVFPL